One genomic region from Mastacembelus armatus chromosome 21, fMasArm1.2, whole genome shotgun sequence encodes:
- the nfe2l2a gene encoding nuclear factor erythroid 2-related factor 2a, with protein sequence MMMEMEVAHSGQQDMDLIDILWKQDIDLGARREVFDYNHRQKEHELQKQRELEEEKRLHLLQEQEKALLAQLQLDEETGEYVPRPPPSAPLQSAVTPLEVTQNVNFTEDGDTMSFDECLQLLAETFPVEETENTSVGLDTTVSVPGSNNIMRSPEQPALPSAALSPDPVSPPQGMSPDLEQAWMELLSLPELQQCLGMQIEESLSTTYRLSNSPEVQNPNFPFYPMASLTDGETNTLNVCSEFINTFDGSVPSIVPPDNLNQIEAKAPQLNANFGAESFCDIFYPNTVLEESSGQHGLEGNENTTMSDVTNKPPFTPMDLYSLSPGDAFDSSKANVTTEMPDSDSGISSNTSPNGSSPGKSVYGDGAFGYSDSEMEEMDHNPGSAESDYSEMFSLNFQPDDLQTAVSIPELTGQPQQQEKKPKQQNTDPAEEIGHNTAPFTKDKQKKRSDMRLSRDEQRARALKIPFTVDMIINLPVDDFNEMMSKHQLNESQLALVRDIRRRGKNKVAAQNCRKRKMENIVGLAGELDSLKEEKERLLGEKSQNIKNLKEMKKELNSLYLEVFSMLRDEKGNSYSPSDYSLQQSTDGSIFLVPRIKKTFIKREDNRLSPL encoded by the exons GATATGGACCTGATTGACATACTGTGGAAGCAGGACATTGATCTTGGAGCCAGGCGAGAGGTTTTTGACTACAACCATCGTCAGAAAGAGCATGAGCTGCAGAAGCAGcgggagctggaggaggaaaagaggctGCATCTGCTCCAGGAGCAGGAGAAGGCCCTGCTTGCACAGCTACAGCTCGACGAGGAGACGGGAGAGTACGTACCCCGCCCGCCACCCAGCGCCCCACTGCAGTCGGCTGTCACACCTCTAGAGGTTACACAG AATGTCAATTTCACAGAGGATGGTGACACCATGTCATTTGATGAATGCTTGCAGTTACTGGCAGAGACATTTCCCGTAGAGGAAACTGAG AACACTTCAGTTGGCCTGGACACAACTGTTTCTGTACCTGGCAGTAACAACATCATGAGGTCCCCTGAGCAGCCAGCTCTGCCGTCAGCAGCGCTCTCCCCAGATCCAGTGTCACCACCGCAGGGCATGTCCCCAGATTTGGAGCAGGCCTGGATGGAGCTTTTGTCCCTCCCTGAACTGCAG caatgcCTGGGCATGCAAATTGAGGAATCGCTGTCGACAACATATCGTCTTTCAAACAGCCCTGAAGTACAAAATCCAAACTTCCCTTTTTATCCTATGGCCAGTCTCACAGATGGGgaaacaaacactttaaatgtttgttcagagtttataaatacatttgatgGCTCTGTTCCATCAATCGTCCCGCCAGACAATCTCAACCAAATTGAGGCAAAAGCTCCTCAGTTAAATGCTAACTTTGGTGCAGAAAGCTTCTGTGACATATTTTACCCCAACACAGTTCTGGAAGAGAGCAGTGGTCAGCACGGCCTGGAAGGAAATGAAAATACCACTATGTCTGATGTGACAAACAAGCCACCCTTCACACCCATGGACCTTTACAGCCTTTCACCTGGCGATGCATTTGACAGCAGCAAAGCCAATGTGACAACTGAAATGCCAGACTCTGATTCAGGAATCTCTTCAAACACTAGTCCAAATGGTAGTTCACCTGGGAAATCTGTATATGGAGACGGGGCCTTTGGTTACAGTGATTCAGAAATGGAGGAGATGGACCACAACCCTGGTAGTGCAGAGTCTGACTACTCAGAGATGTTCTCTCTAAATTTCCAACCTGATGATCTCCAGACAGCAGTTTCCATCCCTGAACTAACAGGGCAGCCACAACAGCAGGAGAAGAAACCcaaacagcagaacacagaCCCAGCAGAGGAGATAGGTCACAACACTGCTCCTTTCACCAAAGACAAGCAAAAGAAACGATCTGACATGCGTCTCTCGAGAGACGAGCAGAGGGCTAGAGCCCTCAAAATCCCTTTCACTGTTGACATGATTATCAATTTGCCTGTTGATGACTTTAATGAGATGATGTCAAAGCACCAACTAAACGAATCCCAGCTGGCCCTAGTCCGTGACATACGCCGCCGTGGCAAGAACAAAGTAGCTGCTCAGAACTGCCGTAAGCGCAAGATGGAGAACATAGTGGGTCTGGCGGGTGAGCTGGACTCActgaaggaggaaaaagagcGTCTGTTGGGCGAAAAGAGCCAGAACATCAAAAACCTGAAGGAAATGAAGAAGGAGCTCAACAGCTTGTACCTGGAGGTCTTCAGCATGTTGAGAGATGAGAAGGGGAATTCCTACTCTCCATCAGATTACTCCCTCCAGCAGTCAACTGACGGCAGCATCTTTCTTGTTCCTCGCATTAAAAAGACTTTCATCAAGCGAGAAGACAACCGCTTGTCCCCTTTGTAA